The Ranitomeya variabilis isolate aRanVar5 chromosome 7, aRanVar5.hap1, whole genome shotgun sequence DNA window GTGACCTCTCGGGCAGCAGAAGGCAATGCTCTATGGATGCTCAACCATCTGCGGTCCCCAACCTACAAAGACCTCCTGGGCAGAGTCACCCACCTGCCTATAAGCAACAGCAACCAAGCAGAATGGAGGTCGGAGATGCAGAAACATTCCTTCTCCATCCTCTACCACACCAAGCGTCAGGGGAGACTAAACCTCACAGACGTCACCGACTCCCTGTACGACCTGGAGCTCCAGGAACTCTCGGAGAGACTAGGTAAAGCATGGATGAGGACTCTGGGGTGAGGGATACGATTGTATCAGCGACACGCTTTACTTTGTTACATGATCACAAATTTTCCAAAGGTGGACACACAGGAGATTTTTGTCCCTCAGAATATGATGTGGTCCTTCAATACTCTTTTGAGCATGAGGACAACCTAGTATCCTCTAGACAATTCATGGCTTGGGAAGACTGAACTCTACCTCTCTGGtccttttttctctatttttggcCCTAGAAATTTTGGCACCATTTATAAGTCTCTATTACTCCAATACATAGAGATGCTACTGTCCTCATTATTCCATAGTCACATAAAGGTCTGAAGGTCCTCAGTGGCCAGAGGTGTAGCAGTTGTACCTGGGGCTTAAGGTGGCCCATTAGTTCCTTGTCCATGTAATTAGACATCAGTATTATACAAGGCTCGTGTTAGGTGGTAACATGACAAATTTGATAGATCCAATGCCAACTGGACACTTCTGAACAGATGAGCAAGAGATCCATTGGGTTCACATCAGGATTTTTGGAAAGTAGAGTTACAACTCTGAATGAACAGGGATCATTGTTAAATTATGCTTAATGGTGTTTGTTTACAGCCTTTTTCTTAAGGAATTATCAGTGATGAAATAAACCAATAAATCACCAAGTTACTAATTAACCAGCGTGAAAACATTGAAGTCTTTCACATGTCAGTCTAAGCTCTGATTCATAGGAGATTTCTTTACTCCTTTCTTAGATTGTAAAGCTAATGGTGGGCTGTCTTCTTTTCTAAGGTCGTGACAGTGTAATGGTGGTGGTGGCTGACTTACTCAAGAGTGATGAGGAGGAGAAGCAGCGGATTCTTACCAACCAGCCCAGCATCTCCCGATGGGCCTCCGAACTGGTGCTCTTTGCCGAGAATGAGAAATACCCGATTCCTATACACAAGCAACAAGTCTTTCTCCAAACCTTCCAGAGAGGTAACGGAGATGCTCGTGTCCTCTGTCATCCAGTGGCGCTGTTTTTCTCACatccagaacttttttttttaggaTGATTGTTGATGACACCTACTGGAAGATGCAATTTATTGTAGGATGTTCCTGACTCTTCTCTGTCTTCTTTTCCAGCGCATAAGAAAAACCAACAGAAGCGCCAAATATTGGTAGGTAGCAGGTATATATGTCGGGGAACGTGAGCCCACAATGTCATCGATCAATGCTGAATCCAGTGGGAATGTCAGTTTAGATTCTTTGTATTGGATCTGATGCATAGAGTGCCATGTCAGCTGTGTAGGCTAAGAATGGAAAGTTCCTCTAAAATGTGAAAAATGTCTACAAATGTTCTCACATCTGAGCCATGGGCTCTGTAGGTGAAGTCCGACTCTCCAACCATCCATGACCCCTGAATTTCCATATTTATCATTTTACCTAACTGTAACTTCCTTATGACCTCAGACATGATAATGTTCATTTTATCCCTGGACTGTGACCAGCCCTATACTGTGGTAAATGAGTAAGAGAAGACTGTGGAGATAAGTGGTGCTACACACAGGACTTTCTAAAATATGACCCCAGGAATACAAGGCTGATCAGTAATTGGCTTTCTGTCAAGTAAAGATACAGAACTGAGTGGAATCCAAAGGTGAAATGATATCTGTGAAGAGAAGAAAAGGATGAGGTGGATATCTCTTATGGTTTTTCATCACGAACGTTAACTCGATAAGTTCTCGATAAGTCCATCACATATGGAGCACTTGTCATTGGAGATCTTATAGGAGCCAGAGACCTGTGTTTCCTGGGTTTAGCATTGCACGTTGTGTAGATCTCATAGTTTTATTTAATGTTATTACAACCATGAGTATTTATTTCCCAATTCAATGCTTATATCTTCCTCCTAGCAGAAGAACGTCATCTATGGGCTCGTCGGATGCATCGCATTGGTTCTACTTGTAAGATGGCGCTGGAGAAAAAAAATCTTCTAGATTGATGCTGGAAATATGCAGACCAAAACTCTTCTATACTAGATCCCTCCGCATGAAGGTCACCTTCGGGACAACAATCTCCAGAGATCTAGACCTTCTCTGCTTTAACATCTTCTTCAATAAACAGAATGAACCAATTTTATAAGTCTCACCGTGTCATGTTGTCAGGGGGAAGGTGGAAAGTTTAAGAATGCTCCAAATTACAAAATTGTTTGGATGAAGAGAGGACAAGGTGTGTGAGGA harbors:
- the LOC143785034 gene encoding uncharacterized protein LOC143785034 isoform X1 translates to MKSEKLDVAVTSRAAEGNALWMLNHLRSPTYKDLLGRVTHLPISNSNQAEWRSEMQKHSFSILYHTKRQGRLNLTDVTDSLYDLELQELSERLGRDSVMVVVADLLKSDEEEKQRILTNQPSISRWASELVLFAENEKYPIPIHKQQVFLQTFQRAHKKNQQKRQILQKNVIYGLVGCIALVLLVRWRWRKKIF
- the LOC143785034 gene encoding uncharacterized protein LOC143785034 isoform X2; protein product: MKSEKLDVAVTSRAAEGNALWMLNHLRSPTYKDLLGRVTHLPISNSNQAEWRSEMQKHSFSILYHTKRQGRLNLTDVTDSLYDLELQELSERLGRDSVMVVVADLLKSDEEEKQRILTNQPSISRWASELVLFAENEKYPIPIHKQQVFLQTFQRAHKKNQQKRQILKNVIYGLVGCIALVLLVRWRWRKKIF